The Prevotella melaninogenica region AACACCCATACCACCAATCGCTCCCCAGATAACTGTTGAGCCACCCTTAAAGACATCTACTCTCTCAACATCAGACATCTGGATGTTGTCTAAGTCGTAATCATCATTGACAAATATCCCATCTATGGCAATAGCAGCAGGTCTTTTTCCATCCACAGCTGTACCTCCACGTACATAGCATTTCCCCAATTCAACCGTAACACTCGGTACTCTACGCAACAATTCATGCAAACAAGTTGCACCAATACTTTCTATATCACGTAGACCAAAGGAGAAATCAGCAGTTCGTGCATAAGCATCAGAACGAGAAGAATAGGTAGGTTGATGACTGAAGATATTTATTTCTTCTATCTGTATACTCCCTTTCGGTAATTCTAATGTTGCATCTACGCGTGTAGTATCATTACTTGTCCATTCAAACGGAGGAAGTTGTCCTTTATAAGCAGGGAACTCCTCTTCGTCTAACAGCAGTTTTACCCACGATTTTCCAGCTTTTGTAAACGCATTAAGGACATACTGTGTGCCTTCAGGAAAATCTATTCCTTCAAATGAAAAACGTCCTTGTGCATCGGTTTTAGTAACAGCATAAAAACCTTTATCGGGTGAAATAAGATTTACAATACCTTCTTTTATAGCTTTATGCCCTACCAATGTCTCAACTCGTCCACGTATTACAGCAGACTTTTCGATACCAATCTTTCCCTTCTTACATTCCCCTCTGATTACATCTGCCATTCGATACCGATTCCAACTACAGCTGTCAAGCAATCGTTCCGATTCATTATTAGAAAGAACAGATGCTGGTTCTTCTGGACAATCTGCCACATCCATATCGTATAATAAATGAGAAAGAATGTTTGATTGTCCTGTTAAATCGTCAGTTCCGGCATATTCTACACGTAGAGAAACGTCCATTGTCTCTCCCTCTCGTAAGCTATCAGCCTTAATAATAAAAGGTATTTGCTCATCATTTGATTTCTCTGTCCCCATCCATCTTACAGAAATCGGACACTGTTCTTTCTCTGGATATAAGAATTTCAGTTTTTCTACAACTGTTTTTAAGTTGGAATCCAAGAGCTGGAAAGAATAAATACCGCCTTGAGAAAGACTATCATAACTCAGAATAACATCTTTCCCTTGGCTTATTTTTCCAAAGTAAAGAGGGATTGAACGACAGTGAACAAATAGTCTATAGCTACTATTTAAGCTATCTGACGGATTATTAATACTTACTTTAATATCCTTGTTTAATTCATTGATAGATAGTTTTATTTTCGAATTACTATTGGTAATATCAGTAGCTTCCCCATACTTAAAAGGTAATAGCTTTCCATGACCACCAATAAAGATACTTTTAAGACTCTCATAGCGACTGAGGTTCAACATATTCTTCGTA contains the following coding sequences:
- a CDS encoding TonB-dependent receptor plug domain-containing protein, encoding MRKLLFIIFLTCFQTSLYAQTNNVLLSRILRQVQLFPQEKTYVFTDADSYQAGQRINLRVFLVNAVVHQADSVSRYVYVELLNPEHLVVKRVRLIRSDQGFVGHIDIPEGVAKGRYLLRSYTKNMLNLSRYESLKSIFIGGHGKLLPFKYGEATDITNSNSKIKLSINELNKDIKVSINNPSDSLNSSYRLFVHCRSIPLYFGKISQGKDVILSYDSLSQGGIYSFQLLDSNLKTVVEKLKFLYPEKEQCPISVRWMGTEKSNDEQIPFIIKADSLREGETMDVSLRVEYAGTDDLTGQSNILSHLLYDMDVADCPEEPASVLSNNESERLLDSCSWNRYRMADVIRGECKKGKIGIEKSAVIRGRVETLVGHKAIKEGIVNLISPDKGFYAVTKTDAQGRFSFEGIDFPEGTQYVLNAFTKAGKSWVKLLLDEEEFPAYKGQLPPFEWTSNDTTRVDATLELPKGSIQIEEINIFSHQPTYSSRSDAYARTADFSFGLRDIESIGATCLHELLRRVPSVTVELGKCYVRGGTAVDGKRPAAIAIDGIFVNDDYDLDNIQMSDVERVDVFKGGSTVIWGAIGGMGVISITTKKGDFKAASVPLTNTKTFTTLGYQIPQSYTPNAHTPVWLPSLRGSSFRLLLPAEYRSNYRIIIEGVTSEGKIIHYVGELGK